From the Petroclostridium xylanilyticum genome, the window CAATTAGTCTATGATGAAGATGTCCTCTATCAGCTTCCATAATAGATTTACCACTTAAAAGTCTTCTTAAGATAGCATACCCGGTATCAAATATGGGCAAGCCTAAGATAAGAAGCGGTACAGCAAAGGATATGACAGCATAGCCTTTAAACAATCCCTGTATTGAAACTGTAGCCAGTACAAACCCGAGAAAAGTTGAACCGGTATCTCCCATAAATATTTTTGCAGGGTTAAAATTATAGGGTAAAAATCCAAGGCATGCACCTGCAATCGCTGCAGTCAGCAAAGCTATTGTTGTTTCACCTACTAAAAGTGAAATAAACAAGAGAGAAAGGGAAGCAATAGAAGAAATCCCCGTAGCCAGCCCATCCAGCCCATCAACAAGATTTACTGCATTCGTTATACCTATAATCCAAATCACAGTTACAGGAATAGCCCAGTATCCTAAAGAAATCAGCCTTTCACTGCTAAATATGTTAGGATTTGTAAGAAAATCAATCCTAACTCCATGAAATGCTACAATTAATGCAGCAAAAATCTGTACAACCAATTTTACTTTTGCTTTTAATTGCTTAACATCATCAATAACCCCTAAGATCACAATCACTAATGATCCTAGAAGTATTCCTTGAATAGCCTTATCAATTTGTACAAAAGATATAGCACTTATGATAAATCCATAAAATATGGCCAGTCCACCCAAACGAGGAATAGGCTGCTTATGTACTCTCCTTTCATCCTTTGGAATGTCTATCGCACCAATTTTATGAGCAATGATTTTCGCCAAGGGTGTCGCAGCAAAAGCAACTAAAAATGAAACGATAAAAGAAAATACCAACAATAAATTCTGGTAATCCAATTTAAAACACCTCTTTGTTAGTCAAAATTATATCTTACACTATAGACGGAATTATCCCCATTTTGTTTCCATATCTAATAAATATTATATACATTTTTAACAATCTTAAATTTCCAACAATAATTGTATATTTACAATCGTTTATTGTCAATAAAACTATACCAAATCTAAAAAAATTACGAATTATTGTAACCTTTTCTTCAGTAAATTTCATATACTATTACTAGGAATTATTTTTAGGAGGGTGTATCGTGATTATTTGGAAATGTCCCAATCCCAATTGCAATATTAATAATGTCTACCAAGATGATCCCAATCTTATTTTAGAGGATGAAACAGAAATTATACGGACCTATGACACCCAGTGCAGTAATTGTCTAAAAAAATACGAGATAATTATAAATACCAGATTAAAAGAGCTTAAGATTAAAGATAAAAACGGTTAAAAAGTCAATCCAGGGACGGTTCGAGACCACTGAAAAAGTCCGGTTCAGCAGGAAGAAGGGCTTCGACTTGGGGACGGTTCGTCTGTCGAATGCGCTTTTCATGCGACTGAGGAACCGTCCCCATGTCGAAGCCCTGAGCAATCAAGCACTTTTTCAGCAGTTTCGGACGGTCCGAAATTGCTGAAAAAGTGCCTCTACAGTCAGAGGCATTTAAATTTTAATTCTGCTCATCACGCATATTATCTTCAATCATCTTAATCAGTTCATTGCCACTGGTATTACCAAAAGCCGTCAACCGTTTCAGCTGCTTAAGCCCATTTTTTTTAACATTGACGCCTTTATCACCAACGGTCACTTGAATCTCATACCCCGCCTTTTCTGCCAAATCTTGTACATCAGCATTATACAAGCCATAAGGATATGCAAATACCTTGCAGGTTTTTCCCAGTTCCCTTTCAATTAAATATCTTGAACGCCTTAATTCGAGCTGGGCACGGCCTTTATCCACCTTCGTCATGTCAGGGTGTAAGTCAGAGTGACTTTCAATATCAATTACACCGCTTTGCTCCATCTCCCTGGCTTGTTCCCAGGTAAAATGAGGATAAATGACATCCTTTGATGCACCCATACGCCCTGTTATCACAAAAATCGTGGCTTTCATATTTAGCTTTTTTAAAATAGGGTAAGCATATTCATAGTTGCTGCTATATCCATCATCAAATGTGATAATGATTGGCTTATCAGGTAAAGCCTGATTGTACACTACGTAATTGTAGTAATCCTCAAAGGTGATGGTGCTATACCCGGTGCTAACCAGCGCAGTCATATGTTCTTCAAATTCAGCCGGGCTAATCTGCACCGAAGCATCCTGTGGGTCATAACCATCCATCAAATTATGATATAATAAAACAGGTACTCTAACATTTTCATCAACTTCGCCGGCTATTCCCTCTGAAATCGTGTCTGTGTCGGCTATAGTAAAATCCAGGGTAATTAAAAGCATAAGTAACGTTATTATTATAGTTCTATAAATTTTCAACACATTATCCCTCCCTTTTTAAGGGATTTTTCTCATCGAAAATCACTAGTTATATCAATCTATATTGAAAGCACTAACGATTTTGCATTAATTTTTGTATCTTGTATGTGTATAGCAATTGCAGCAACGCTTCAATTCGGAGTTAGGAGATTCTCATTTATGTAGTTTTAACTCCAAATTCCCAATTAATTGTAACTCCAACTTAAAAATCATGATCGCATTATGTATATTTTTATTATAATATTCAATTATCAATATGTCTACATTATTGACAACCATTCGCCAATTAAAAGTAGAAAGCACAGAAAATCATATTCTGTGCTTTAAAAATTTATCATAAATTATTAGGAGGCATTTGCTCAAAAACTTCATTTCAAAATATATTTTATATAATAAATAAATAATTATCAATGATTTTCCAGAATATTAACAATTTATTCATAAACTTTTAATCATTGTGTAATATGGTCAAATGCAGCGTCCTTACTCATGACTAAAGTCACGAGTAAGGACGCTTTTCATCAACTTTTAACACCATTTACCTTTTTACCAAAAACGGTATCAAAAGCCAGCCCTAACGATATAATAGCCAGGGCTGCTCCAATCCACCATGAAGGATGCACCGTAGTCATAGTGATTGCAAACACAATTGCCCCCACAGCGAACTCTCCATATATGTTTGCAGTACTATTGAGCAATTCTAAAACTTTTCTGCCTATATATGCACAAAATGCTGCAAAACCTAATAAAAGTGCTATTCCAAAAAAGACTATTGCAATTGGCAAACCGATAATGGTAATAGCCAGTAAAATTGCGATGATAGGAAAACAGAAAAATAATACAGCACCAATTATAAGTTTTCGTATAATATTATCTTCCACAGATTCTGATATATTTTTTACCCTTTCGCCCGCTATCGTTATAATTAGTAGTGAAAACACTAAAAATATAAAAAACCCTACATTGCTGAAGAAATTAAAAAACCCAAAACCTCTATACATAAAGGGTAGAAAATTTATTTTAAATCTTGGCAGATCCAGATTTCCGAAATTTATTCCTACCGAATCCCCACCAATTTCCGACCCCGGAAGCCTTTGAATACCTCCAGGACCTATTGCTACAACATCTCCGGCTACATTTGCCTGAGATCCCAGTGTAACTTTGCCCAACACCGCTACTACGTCTCCCCTGACATCCGATTCCACATTAACACTGCCTAGTACTGCTACTATATCCCCATCTACTGCATACCGGGCATTAACACTTCCAAATATGGCTACTACGCTGCCTCTTATAGGTTTGTCTACATCTATATTCCCCAGTATACTTACCTTATCCTCCTGCATCGTTGCAGCAAAAACCTGCATTCCAGTGGAAATAAATAAAAAACATAAAACTACAATTCTAATAATGTTTTTCATGTAAACCTCCTGCTTTTTGGTTCACAGTTCATGGTTCGCAGTTTGTAGAATTATTGAAACTTCATCTTCTACGAACTATTAACTGTAAACCATGAACTTTTCTAGCATCAATTCTGCTTAATCATCCTTGTGCTCATAATATAACCAATTACAATAACAGCTGTCATAGAGAGCATAACATCATAATAGTTCCTCAATACAACATAATAAATATCAAAAATAGAATTTCCTACAATAATTACTGTCTTATAAGAATTCTCAGCAGCTACCAGAATATTATCCAGCAAATCTAACGTCAATCCGTTTCTCATAATTAATTGGATTAAGTCAATTGCCGTTATACTGTTCAAAAATATTACTGCCCATATCGTAAGCATTAGAAAGCCGGTTGCCAATAATACATATAAAATACTGAGAGGCATTCGTATAAAACTTTTCCTGGAAACCGGAAGTACCTTGATTGATTCCATTACACAAGCTTCAAAATCTTCAGGAGGATCCATCAAGGGCTGCTTCTCCATATACCCTAATACTTCTGACATAATGGTATACTGCTCGGAACAAGCAGGACAGCTTTTCAGATGCTGTTTGAAATAATAAAAATCAATATCATTTATTTCACCATCAAAATATTTCATCATAATTTCATTTACTTCACTGCACTTCATAAAGCTTCCTCCCTTCTTATCGTGACCAGCTTATCCCGCAGCATATGCCTTGCCCTATGTAACCGGTTTTTAACTATACTTAGCGGTTCGTTCAATACTTTACAAATCTCATCATAAGACAGCCCATGCTGGTGAAATAGGATAATCGGCAGCCTATATTTTTCCGGAAGAGAATTAATGGCTTCTTCTATTTGCACTGTCCGCTCAACTTTCAAATATGCAGTCTCAGGGTCTTCACCATGACCTGGTTCGTAAATCATTTCATCCACTGATGTAGTTTCGATTTTCTTCTTACGTAAAATGTCCAAACACAAATTAGTAGTAATCTTTACTGCCCAGGTGGAAAATTTGTACTCCGGATTATACTTATCCAGCGTCCGGTACAGTTTGATGAATACTTCCTGTGCAATATCACTGGCATCTTCCTTATCATTGATCATTCGGTATACAATCGTATACACCAGCTTTTTATATCGGTTAACTATTTCAGCAAACGCGTCTTGATTACCTTTTAAACATAATTGAATTATTTCATAATCAGTCAGCTCCAATGCCAATCATCCCTTTCGACCGTCTTCATATCATTTTACGTCATATTTCTAAAATATGTCTGATTATTTCTAACATAAAATTTAAGGATAGACTGTTAATAGTCTATCCTTATCATTAAATTTTTCTCTTCCATCTACCTAATCTAACTCCACTCTTCCATCAGGTATTTTTTTCTTGCCTGATATTAAATATATTATACCATACTCAGTATTAATTTACTATATTATTCTAAATCGAATATCAGTAAGTTTATGATATATCTTACCTTTTTGTCTTACACCTCTTATGATAGAGAAATATTCAAAAAACCTGGAATCATATCTATTGATTACCATATATCCCTTTATAGTTATTTTAATACTTATTTTATACAATAATGCAAAACAAGAAGTGGGACTAAACCTTGTAGTAGGTTGTTCCACTTCTCGTTTTACATTTATTTTATTTGACTCGTATCAACTAAAAACAAATAACTCCGCCTCCCCAGTCTGCAAACCTGTATCAACATACCAGACAAACTAATAACATCGCTAAAGTTATTACTAAAATTGAACTTTCATGCATTAATAGTCTTTTCAAGCATTTTTAGTCCAGCAATCCATGAGGACGTATAGGCTGATTTTTTTAATTCAGTATCTTCCGAAATTTTGTATTGCATACATCACTGCACGCATACTGGTCAGCAAGGATCCGTTGTTGATTGAACCAGCTGTGGAGATATTAAGTCCTCTGCATTCCCTCGCCATTTCACAATCTCTTTTCACTTCGGCAATAATCGCCTTTTCATCGTTGCTCATAAAAGTAAAAGGCGCAAGACAACCGTCGATTCTCGTTCGCGGCATGTATTTCCGAATCTCGTCCACTAACACTGTAGGTCCAAAATTACACCCGGTCAGATTTAAGCGGCCAAGGATGGGAAGCAAATGGGCCATCGCTGAATCTGAGTGCTGGTATCGGTTGTCTTCTGGCTTAGGACACCAATGATCAAATATTCTTTTCAGTATGGGAAATCCAAACAATTCATACATTTCCGGAGTTAAAAGGCAGCAGTTATCATCTGCAAAGCTAAATCCTCCCGGAGCTTTTCCAGGCTCATATCCAGCTTCTTCATCCATAATGGTTGCAATACCAAATATAACGTCAGATATAACCTGGCTAAACCTCTTTGCCAAGTCAGGCTCATCGAGGATCAAAAAAATCAAATTCTCGACACCATATATGGAAGTAGCAAGGGTTACCGGTCCCCTTACATGTCGCATCAACTCAGGCTTTTTGCCATATTTCTCATAGATCCTTTTCTTCTCACTTTCCCAATTGGGAGGAAGAATAAACTCACGCAAATTAAGTTTTTCTACATGATCCAGCATTTTCTCTAGTTCCTTCGGTGTATTGCATGAACCTTCCAGCCATTCTGATATCCCATTATAGACATACCGACCTTCAAAAACCTCACCTATTCTGCGTATTGGTGGGAAAACAGCATCCGGTTCCGGAAAATCTTCAGGCAACAACCTTCGCCCTACAATCTTTTCTGCCTTATCATTATACCGCTTGTTCAGCTCTATACGTCTTTCTCTTGGCATATATCCCCATGGATTTCCTTTTTCCCCCAATTCCGCAAATACACACTCTTCACTCATGCGGATTCCCAGAGCAACCTGTGGTGCTTTTGAACTGAAGCAGTTTTCTTCATGGGCAAGCTCATCATCTGCCCAAAACTTCTCTATATCCACATCCAGCATCTTTCTACTCCTCCTTCTTTCTTAGTATCGGGTGTATTTTCTGAGTTTGAAGAATATTATTCCACTGACTGAGCCTCAAGGCTAAGAACCTGTAAATTTGCTCCGGACCG encodes:
- a CDS encoding MraY family glycosyltransferase, yielding MDYQNLLLVFSFIVSFLVAFAATPLAKIIAHKIGAIDIPKDERRVHKQPIPRLGGLAIFYGFIISAISFVQIDKAIQGILLGSLVIVILGVIDDVKQLKAKVKLVVQIFAALIVAFHGVRIDFLTNPNIFSSERLISLGYWAIPVTVIWIIGITNAVNLVDGLDGLATGISSIASLSLLFISLLVGETTIALLTAAIAGACLGFLPYNFNPAKIFMGDTGSTFLGFVLATVSIQGLFKGYAVISFAVPLLILGLPIFDTGYAILRRLLSGKSIMEADRGHLHHRLIDRGFSQKQTVMILYTMSGILGISAVVLTGSGAFRAMILVLSVLVFVVAGAKYMNVPAAEVAEVSEEEPSKE
- a CDS encoding polysaccharide deacetylase family protein, yielding MKIYRTIIITLLMLLITLDFTIADTDTISEGIAGEVDENVRVPVLLYHNLMDGYDPQDASVQISPAEFEEHMTALVSTGYSTITFEDYYNYVVYNQALPDKPIIITFDDGYSSNYEYAYPILKKLNMKATIFVITGRMGASKDVIYPHFTWEQAREMEQSGVIDIESHSDLHPDMTKVDKGRAQLELRRSRYLIERELGKTCKVFAYPYGLYNADVQDLAEKAGYEIQVTVGDKGVNVKKNGLKQLKRLTAFGNTSGNELIKMIEDNMRDEQN
- a CDS encoding RNA polymerase sigma factor, with protein sequence MELTDYEIIQLCLKGNQDAFAEIVNRYKKLVYTIVYRMINDKEDASDIAQEVFIKLYRTLDKYNPEYKFSTWAVKITTNLCLDILRKKKIETTSVDEMIYEPGHGEDPETAYLKVERTVQIEEAINSLPEKYRLPIILFHQHGLSYDEICKVLNEPLSIVKNRLHRARHMLRDKLVTIRREEAL
- a CDS encoding uroporphyrinogen decarboxylase family protein, encoding MLDVDIEKFWADDELAHEENCFSSKAPQVALGIRMSEECVFAELGEKGNPWGYMPRERRIELNKRYNDKAEKIVGRRLLPEDFPEPDAVFPPIRRIGEVFEGRYVYNGISEWLEGSCNTPKELEKMLDHVEKLNLREFILPPNWESEKKRIYEKYGKKPELMRHVRGPVTLATSIYGVENLIFLILDEPDLAKRFSQVISDVIFGIATIMDEEAGYEPGKAPGGFSFADDNCCLLTPEMYELFGFPILKRIFDHWCPKPEDNRYQHSDSAMAHLLPILGRLNLTGCNFGPTVLVDEIRKYMPRTRIDGCLAPFTFMSNDEKAIIAEVKRDCEMARECRGLNISTAGSINNGSLLTSMRAVMYAIQNFGRY